A single region of the Oleispira antarctica RB-8 genome encodes:
- the cysC gene encoding Sulfate adenylyltransferase subunit 1 / adenylylsulfate kinase, probable fragment gives MRNGLCKDLSFSKEDREENIRRIGQVAHQMVQTDFIVVCAFISPFRDSRDKVRALFQKGQFIEVFVDTPLELCEERDVKGLYKKARAGEVKEFTGIDSPYEKPLQPEVCIKSNNNLTVKESAKLIINYLEKR, from the coding sequence GTGCGCAATGGCTTATGTAAGGACTTATCGTTTAGCAAGGAAGATAGAGAAGAGAATATTCGTCGTATTGGCCAAGTAGCACATCAAATGGTTCAAACGGATTTTATTGTAGTGTGCGCTTTTATCTCTCCGTTTCGAGACAGTCGCGATAAAGTGCGCGCTCTATTTCAAAAAGGCCAGTTTATAGAGGTCTTTGTTGATACGCCACTCGAGCTATGTGAAGAAAGAGATGTAAAAGGATTGTATAAAAAAGCGCGAGCCGGTGAAGTTAAAGAGTTTACGGGGATCGATTCGCCTTATGAAAAACCTTTGCAGCCTGAAGTTTGTATTAAGAGTAATAACAATCTTACTGTTAAAGAATCCGCTAAGCTCATCATTAACTATTTGGAAAAACGCTAA